A window of the Fusobacterium sp. SYSU M8D902 genome harbors these coding sequences:
- a CDS encoding urease subunit beta: protein MRPGEYILKKDKIVCNASKEAITLRVINRGDRAIQIGSHFHFYEVNPILEFDRAKAYGKRLDIAAGTAVRFEPGDEKEVKLIDIGGNRKVYGLNDKINGTLD, encoded by the coding sequence ATGAGACCGGGAGAGTATATTTTAAAAAAAGATAAAATTGTATGTAATGCTTCAAAAGAAGCTATTACTCTAAGAGTAATAAATAGAGGAGACAGAGCTATACAGATAGGATCTCACTTTCATTTTTATGAAGTAAATCCTATTCTTGAATTTGATAGAGCTAAAGCTTACGGTAAAAGACTGGATATTGCCGCTGGTACAGCAGTAAGATTTGAACCAGGAGATGAAAAAGAGGTAAAACTTATTGATATTGGTGGAAATAGAAAAGTTTATGGATTAAACGATAAAATCAATGGGACTTTAGATTAG
- a CDS encoding urease subunit gamma has translation MKLTLREKEKLLIVVAAEVARRRKNKGLKLNYPEAIALITDELMEGAREGKSVEELMSFGRTILTRDDVMEGVPEMIETVQVEATFPDGTKLVSVKDPIE, from the coding sequence ATGAAATTAACTCTTAGAGAGAAAGAAAAGCTTTTAATCGTAGTTGCTGCTGAGGTAGCTAGAAGAAGAAAAAATAAGGGATTGAAATTGAACTATCCTGAAGCTATTGCTCTAATAACAGATGAGCTTATGGAAGGAGCTAGAGAGGGGAAAAGCGTTGAAGAACTTATGAGTTTTGGAAGAACCATCCTTACAAGAGATGATGTAATGGAGGGAGTTCCTGAAATGATAGAAACAGTCCAAGTAGAGGCAACTTTTCCTGATGGAACAAAACTTGTCAGTGTAAAAGATCCAATTGAATAG
- a CDS encoding toxin-antitoxin system YwqK family antitoxin, with the protein MQYLVIILSFVIIGCSNINAKITHEITHHKNGRIENDITLVNGVRDGKVFSYFEDGTLSVKGYFKNGERDREWYFYDENTKNISAIENYSRGKLEGKQLYYYPNGKLKLTGNYKNDIRSGFWEMYDEEGKLDAQNIFLEGEKVVSVALYHKNGEILCSGIVKNSLREGVWKYFDENGKILYDVEYREGIRDGRWRAYSNEGELIVSGYYNNGKILGLD; encoded by the coding sequence ATGCAATATTTAGTTATAATTTTATCTTTTGTTATCATTGGTTGTAGCAATATAAATGCTAAAATAACACATGAAATAACCCATCATAAAAATGGGAGAATAGAGAACGATATCACTCTTGTTAATGGGGTAAGAGATGGAAAGGTTTTTAGTTATTTTGAGGATGGAACTCTCTCTGTAAAAGGATATTTTAAAAATGGAGAGAGAGATAGGGAGTGGTATTTCTATGATGAAAACACTAAAAATATATCTGCAATAGAAAATTATAGTAGAGGAAAGCTAGAGGGGAAACAGTTGTACTACTATCCTAATGGGAAATTAAAACTAACAGGAAATTATAAAAATGATATTCGATCTGGATTTTGGGAGATGTATGATGAAGAAGGAAAGTTGGATGCTCAAAATATATTTCTTGAAGGAGAAAAAGTAGTTAGTGTGGCACTGTATCATAAAAATGGAGAGATTTTGTGTTCTGGGATAGTAAAGAATAGTTTGAGAGAGGGAGTTTGGAAGTATTTTGATGAAAATGGAAAAATACTTTATGATGTAGAATACAGAGAAGGAATAAGAGATGGCAGATGGAGAGCTTATAGTAACGAAGGTGAGTTGATAGTATCAGGTTATTATAACAATGGAAAGATATTGGGATTAGACTAA